One Spirochaetales bacterium genomic region harbors:
- a CDS encoding choice-of-anchor D domain-containing protein, with protein MNIQKRIVTVLMTVAFILLFSGCNLFIEMFEGMRDPADDTPPVPARIGIFYREVPILNGLDSFDFGSIAAGDGKYIEFTIRNLGETRLVLEGQPLIVNTSGENFSLQTNAALAIEAGEETAFTIYFTSEGDDAGEYRASVTIKSNDSIRNPFTFYITGSIVQSHPAEPDIDVYYQNINIKPGDTSVDLGTVRIDQIRQYVFHMTNMGDAEFTLSGIEITGDGFELLPYEIESIAVSDSVNFKVSFTSSESGSHSGTILIDSKDPYDYLFGFNVMVLVE; from the coding sequence ATGAATATACAAAAACGTATCGTCACCGTGTTAATGACCGTTGCCTTTATTTTATTATTTTCCGGCTGCAATCTCTTTATCGAGATGTTCGAAGGCATGAGGGACCCTGCCGACGACACACCCCCGGTCCCGGCCAGGATCGGCATATTTTACCGGGAAGTCCCGATTCTCAATGGCCTTGACAGCTTTGATTTCGGAAGCATCGCCGCCGGTGACGGCAAATATATCGAGTTTACCATTCGGAATCTGGGGGAAACGCGGCTCGTCCTCGAAGGGCAGCCGCTTATCGTCAATACTTCAGGAGAAAATTTTTCACTTCAGACAAATGCCGCGCTCGCGATTGAAGCGGGAGAGGAAACGGCATTTACCATATATTTTACGTCGGAAGGCGATGACGCCGGAGAGTACAGGGCGTCCGTTACGATAAAAAGCAATGACAGTATCCGGAATCCGTTTACATTTTATATAACGGGAAGCATCGTACAATCACATCCGGCGGAACCCGATATCGATGTGTATTATCAGAATATCAATATAAAACCCGGAGACACCTCCGTGGATCTGGGAACGGTACGGATCGATCAAATCCGGCAATATGTTTTCCATATGACCAATATGGGGGATGCCGAGTTCACCCTTTCCGGGATCGAAATAACCGGAGACGGATTTGAGTTGCTTCCCTACGAAATCGAATCGATCGCCGTTTCGGATAGCGTCAATTTCAAGGTCTCCTTCACGTCTTCCGAAAGCGGAAGCCATTCCGGTACCATCCTGATCGACAGTAAAGACCCGTATGATTATCTTTTCGGTTTCAATGTCATGGTCCTGGTCGAATAG
- a CDS encoding carboxypeptidase regulatory-like domain-containing protein → MKKGFFYHFTSFIYIVIAVICTLVLSCRHPGDEIPAIDTTPRASLAFANYIDPFIVEGKPFRLCLSVDLYYSRLKSFDIIVSYDETMMLPIENGVESGNENLSITVDTVTPGMLRIQGNHETWFESGEDIGLLIAGWDATAQGETDISAEIVGLAAPDGSAIESEKTIHFTIDVDESVSYPLTGRVLDSIGGAPVGGASVEVSGTGLETTTDSDGFFRFENIVIGVYDIVATKEGRAGSRLQEVYVDGDDIDVEIVQCEYNYLIGSVTPPSIEVSGVDHGGEYTGLVPVDIRVIEGSSPVFATEFHRSIYLKIGTTSMSYYEVAESPTDTLYYRWNTQTLPAGPVVLKAVAYDTNNNRAEINIPLSITTNNGVVPEMSPYEDFYNITATTYGKSMVITRSPGLSAIIGGAAYPATRAPEDTSIIVEFSVQKYYHGIVIYKSAAEEGPYALAGQTTYTDSFFYKFADYSPALMPDMTVYYKLAYFNQYGMGPPTDAISVRILPAYHISLAGPPNNAIITEITPTLTWESEPVIEGARRTDWIVVTNVLDATIVAYSFIDDGLEYTLPALQYNNKYEWDVRSLYEYNNAPPRANVLSRSFPGGKGFTDLSLNGSFYFTVVQPEE, encoded by the coding sequence ATGAAAAAAGGCTTTTTCTATCATTTTACTTCCTTTATATATATCGTTATCGCTGTTATATGCACCCTTGTTCTTTCATGCCGCCATCCGGGAGATGAAATCCCCGCCATCGACACAACCCCACGGGCTTCACTGGCATTTGCCAATTACATCGATCCTTTTATTGTCGAAGGGAAACCCTTCAGGCTATGCCTTTCCGTGGATCTATATTATTCCCGGCTGAAATCCTTTGATATTATCGTTTCCTATGATGAAACGATGATGCTGCCGATTGAAAATGGTGTTGAATCGGGCAATGAAAACCTCTCCATCACCGTCGATACCGTCACTCCGGGAATGCTGCGCATTCAGGGCAATCATGAAACATGGTTTGAAAGCGGTGAGGATATCGGGTTACTGATCGCCGGCTGGGATGCGACCGCGCAGGGTGAGACCGATATTTCCGCCGAAATCGTCGGTCTTGCGGCGCCGGACGGTTCGGCGATCGAATCAGAAAAAACGATACATTTCACCATCGACGTAGATGAGTCCGTTTCTTACCCCCTCACCGGGCGCGTCCTCGACAGTATCGGGGGTGCACCGGTCGGCGGTGCCAGTGTCGAGGTTTCGGGGACGGGTCTCGAAACAACGACGGACAGCGACGGGTTCTTCCGGTTCGAAAATATCGTTATCGGGGTCTATGATATCGTGGCCACGAAAGAAGGACGGGCCGGAAGCAGGCTTCAGGAGGTGTATGTCGACGGCGATGATATCGACGTCGAGATCGTCCAGTGCGAGTACAATTACCTGATCGGCTCGGTCACCCCCCCCTCCATTGAAGTGAGCGGGGTCGATCACGGCGGGGAATATACCGGGCTCGTTCCCGTCGACATCCGCGTTATCGAGGGCTCGAGCCCGGTCTTCGCGACCGAGTTTCACCGAAGCATTTATTTAAAAATAGGGACTACCTCAATGAGTTATTACGAAGTTGCCGAAAGCCCCACCGACACACTCTACTACCGGTGGAATACCCAGACGCTGCCCGCGGGGCCGGTCGTTTTAAAGGCGGTTGCCTATGACACGAACAACAACAGAGCGGAAATCAATATTCCCCTTTCAATTACAACGAATAACGGCGTTGTCCCGGAAATGTCCCCGTATGAGGATTTTTACAATATTACTGCGACGACCTACGGCAAGAGTATGGTTATAACGAGGTCGCCGGGGCTTTCGGCAATCATCGGCGGGGCCGCGTATCCGGCCACGCGAGCGCCGGAAGACACCTCGATTATCGTCGAGTTCTCCGTTCAGAAGTATTACCATGGCATTGTGATATATAAATCAGCAGCGGAGGAAGGGCCTTACGCGCTTGCCGGCCAGACAACCTATACCGATTCCTTCTTTTACAAGTTTGCCGATTATTCACCCGCCCTCATGCCGGATATGACCGTTTATTACAAACTCGCGTATTTCAACCAGTATGGGATGGGGCCCCCGACGGACGCCATTTCAGTCAGGATTCTGCCGGCATACCACATTTCCCTTGCCGGCCCGCCGAACAACGCGATCATTACCGAAATTACTCCCACACTGACATGGGAAAGCGAACCTGTTATCGAGGGGGCTCGCCGGACGGACTGGATTGTCGTCACCAATGTGCTGGATGCCACGATTGTGGCCTACAGTTTTATCGATGACGGTCTGGAATATACGTTACCCGCTCTGCAGTATAATAACAAATATGAATGGGATGTCAGGAGTCTGTATGAATACAACAACGCCCCGCCCAGGGCGAATGTGTTGTCCCGTTCCTTTCCCGGGGGAAAAGGATTTACGGATCTGTCTCTGAACGGGTCCTTTTATTTTACGGTCGTGCAGCCGGAAGAGTGA
- a CDS encoding peptidase S8 encodes MKRLWTFLTILWSLSFLFSCSIESERTAWPVTLIEEETNGEYVEGEVIVTIDESVACGDIDVLVPGNRVKTVTPKGSSQRMLLYRLFDRDECDTVIIALMSSGLVNYAEKNAVYSLCEYVPDDPYYSTCQYSPQITGCEEAWEAVQSPGGGIIVAVLDTGINGEHEELEGRVIAGRNVLTGEDIPEGTNSDDNGHGSHVAGIIGAKGDNGKGIAGVAWDCSLMPVKIFGNDIQTTTAHIAEAIVWAVDHGARVISMSFVGMLYSMAVNDAVNYALNRDVVLVAAMGNDGRAKIEYPGAHPGVIAVGATNGRDQVAYFSTRGNHISVAAPGESIYSLKNTSNTEYVFGSGTSMATPFVTGVAALLLSARPELTPVELRSIIEDSAVPLGPDEFSPAYGYGRVSVYNALNLDARNNYGTVTVNVTNRDEPVGGIKVLLEDTADNTIVQAGITSYGGIEGVLNGQIVFNHIHPGDYRVRVQAGIHKETFISITPKSREQTASFAFDTPMVLVVNAIKVADASLLTAEALYAERLTSMGKAFTLWKTAYHGPPPKSLIDAYDLLIWFTGNTQNNPSKQIEILTEYEITLLEEYCDKGGRLYLSGNNIAQHLKRFDPDFLAGYLHAEYLTSPLSHDELLGRGLLDGMDFFISMADDDQIDILDGATGILDSSDEPDENHWAGLSWDSGYRLIFTTPYPNQINSSFHEEFFNRVLTWLESDG; translated from the coding sequence ATGAAGCGATTATGGACCTTTTTGACAATATTATGGTCACTCTCCTTTCTTTTTTCCTGTTCGATTGAAAGCGAACGGACAGCATGGCCCGTGACGTTGATCGAAGAAGAAACGAACGGGGAGTATGTCGAGGGGGAGGTGATCGTCACTATCGATGAATCAGTCGCCTGCGGCGATATCGATGTCCTTGTCCCGGGCAACCGCGTGAAAACCGTCACCCCGAAAGGGTCGTCACAGCGCATGCTGTTGTATCGGCTTTTCGACAGGGATGAGTGCGACACCGTGATAATCGCACTCATGTCGAGCGGACTTGTCAATTACGCGGAGAAGAACGCAGTGTATTCACTCTGTGAATATGTTCCCGACGATCCCTATTACTCGACCTGCCAGTATTCACCGCAGATTACCGGCTGCGAAGAAGCCTGGGAGGCCGTCCAGTCACCGGGAGGCGGGATCATCGTTGCCGTACTGGATACGGGAATCAATGGCGAACATGAGGAGCTCGAAGGAAGGGTGATCGCCGGAAGAAACGTGTTGACCGGGGAAGATATCCCGGAAGGGACGAACAGCGACGACAACGGCCACGGTTCCCATGTCGCGGGCATCATCGGCGCAAAAGGCGATAACGGAAAGGGAATCGCGGGTGTCGCATGGGACTGTTCCCTCATGCCGGTCAAGATATTCGGTAATGATATACAGACCACGACAGCCCATATCGCCGAAGCCATTGTCTGGGCCGTCGATCACGGCGCCCGGGTCATCAGTATGAGTTTCGTGGGAATGCTGTATTCGATGGCGGTCAACGACGCGGTCAATTACGCGTTGAACAGGGACGTCGTGCTGGTCGCGGCCATGGGAAACGACGGGAGGGCAAAAATCGAGTACCCGGGCGCGCATCCGGGGGTGATTGCCGTGGGTGCGACGAACGGAAGGGATCAGGTCGCCTATTTTTCCACGCGGGGAAACCATATCAGTGTTGCGGCGCCGGGGGAAAGCATCTATTCCCTGAAAAACACCTCGAACACCGAATATGTATTCGGAAGCGGAACGTCGATGGCCACACCCTTTGTTACGGGAGTCGCCGCGTTGCTTTTATCGGCCCGGCCGGAACTCACCCCGGTAGAATTACGTTCGATTATCGAAGACAGTGCGGTCCCGCTGGGACCCGACGAGTTCAGTCCGGCATACGGCTACGGCAGGGTGAGTGTTTATAATGCCCTTAACCTCGATGCCCGGAACAATTACGGGACGGTCACCGTCAATGTTACGAACAGGGACGAACCGGTCGGAGGGATTAAGGTCCTCCTGGAAGATACTGCGGACAACACGATCGTACAGGCGGGGATTACCAGCTATGGCGGAATCGAAGGCGTCTTGAACGGCCAGATTGTTTTCAATCATATACACCCGGGTGATTACCGGGTAAGGGTTCAGGCAGGTATTCACAAAGAAACCTTTATCTCAATCACACCCAAAAGCCGGGAACAGACCGCATCCTTTGCGTTCGACACTCCCATGGTGCTGGTCGTCAACGCGATAAAGGTCGCAGACGCGTCGCTTTTGACGGCGGAGGCTTTGTATGCGGAACGACTCACCTCGATGGGAAAAGCCTTCACCCTCTGGAAAACCGCCTATCACGGACCGCCGCCGAAATCCCTCATCGACGCCTATGACCTTTTGATCTGGTTTACGGGCAACACACAGAACAACCCGTCAAAACAGATCGAGATTCTCACCGAATACGAGATAACGCTGCTTGAAGAGTATTGCGATAAGGGCGGCAGGCTTTACCTTTCCGGCAATAACATCGCGCAGCACCTGAAGCGATTCGATCCGGATTTTTTAGCCGGTTACCTGCACGCCGAATACCTCACTTCACCCCTCTCGCACGACGAACTTTTGGGGCGGGGGCTTCTCGACGGTATGGATTTTTTCATCTCCATGGCGGACGACGATCAGATCGATATCCTCGATGGGGCGACCGGTATTCTCGACTCGAGCGACGAGCCCGATGAAAACCACTGGGCGGGCCTGAGCTGGGATTCTGGATACCGACTCATATTCACCACCCCGTATCCGAACCAGATCAACAGCTCTTTTCACGAGGAGTTTTTCAACAGGGTCCTCACATGGCTGGAAAGCGACGGATAA
- a CDS encoding RNA polymerase sigma factor RpoD/SigA, translated as MKRRNMRKKSRKTSSRDTILNIYLNEINKVDLMSKEEEMYHAQRAVKGDAVSKEKLINANLRFVVHVAKNYQHMGLQLEDLINEGNIGLIKAIDKYDVKKGYRFISYAVWWIRQRILRALHEKSRMIRLPVNKICNIARIERVKEELENKDGIEAKIEEIAKQLNLDKECVNDLISISREMLSLDSPAFNDADSEIPLCDFIEDSMTQSPAESAIDSSLKDNIRIILDDLDPREADILKHRFGINGKKAGSLEEVGNRFNITKERVRQIVKRAIQKLKNDPRIEHLRNYLS; from the coding sequence ATGAAAAGGAGAAATATGCGTAAAAAAAGCAGAAAGACCTCATCCCGTGATACGATACTCAATATCTATCTCAATGAGATTAATAAAGTGGATCTCATGTCAAAGGAAGAAGAGATGTATCACGCGCAGCGGGCGGTAAAGGGTGATGCGGTTTCCAAGGAAAAGCTTATCAATGCGAATCTGCGGTTCGTCGTTCATGTCGCCAAAAATTATCAGCACATGGGACTCCAACTGGAGGATCTCATCAATGAAGGCAATATCGGACTGATCAAGGCCATCGATAAATATGATGTCAAAAAGGGGTACCGGTTTATCTCCTACGCGGTATGGTGGATCAGGCAGCGGATTCTCAGGGCGCTGCATGAAAAAAGCAGGATGATACGGCTTCCCGTTAATAAAATATGCAACATCGCGCGAATCGAGCGTGTAAAGGAAGAACTCGAAAACAAGGACGGGATCGAAGCTAAAATAGAAGAAATCGCAAAACAGCTGAATCTGGACAAGGAATGCGTGAACGATCTGATTTCGATTTCCCGTGAAATGCTTTCACTCGACTCCCCGGCATTTAACGATGCCGATTCGGAAATTCCGCTTTGTGATTTTATCGAGGACAGCATGACCCAATCGCCGGCGGAAAGCGCCATCGACAGCTCGTTGAAGGACAATATCAGAATAATTCTGGACGATCTCGATCCCCGCGAGGCCGATATCCTGAAGCACCGCTTCGGGATAAACGGGAAAAAGGCCGGATCACTCGAAGAAGTGGGCAACCGTTTCAATATCACAAAGGAACGCGTTCGCCAGATCGTCAAAAGGGCGATCCAGAAGCTGAAAAACGACCCCCGTATCGAACATTTGAGGAATTATCTTTCCTGA
- a CDS encoding C-terminal binding protein, giving the protein MEKLIVSVTDNRFSSYGEEEAVLKPAGAVLKIYDYTKDDEFAGEILSSQGLLVNLCPLREPAIRRFSQCRVISRYGVGYDNVDIEAAARRGIWVANVPDYCVEDTSDHTIALLLSAIRRIPYTDMRVKSGAWNIHKEVRLFRIKGRILGLIGFGRIARTVARKIGFFGLSEILVYDPYVEPGIISNGGCIPVTLEELLSRSDYISIHVPLTEETRGLIGTDEFPVMKQGAILVNTSRGRVIDQDALTEALLSGKLGGAGLDVFREEPIPPDSPLLTLDNAVLSSHMAYYSEESLVELKRKAAENVAAVLRGGRPLYPVNEPDTVFRKR; this is encoded by the coding sequence ATGGAAAAACTCATCGTTTCAGTTACCGACAACAGATTCTCTTCATACGGGGAAGAAGAAGCGGTTCTCAAACCGGCGGGCGCCGTTCTGAAAATATACGATTATACTAAAGACGATGAGTTTGCCGGTGAAATTCTTTCATCTCAGGGGCTCCTCGTCAATCTTTGTCCCCTCCGGGAACCCGCGATACGCCGGTTTTCCCAATGCAGGGTTATCTCCCGTTATGGTGTCGGCTATGACAATGTGGACATCGAAGCGGCGGCACGGCGGGGGATCTGGGTCGCGAACGTGCCGGACTACTGCGTGGAGGACACCTCGGATCACACGATCGCCCTTCTCCTTTCAGCTATTCGCCGTATCCCTTACACCGATATGCGGGTAAAATCCGGCGCATGGAACATCCATAAGGAAGTGCGCCTTTTCAGGATAAAGGGAAGAATTTTGGGACTTATCGGTTTCGGCAGGATCGCACGTACCGTTGCACGAAAAATCGGTTTTTTCGGTCTTTCGGAAATTCTCGTATACGACCCCTACGTCGAACCCGGGATTATCAGTAACGGGGGTTGTATTCCCGTTACCCTTGAAGAACTCCTTTCACGGTCGGACTATATATCCATCCATGTCCCGCTTACCGAAGAAACGCGCGGGCTTATCGGTACGGACGAATTCCCGGTAATGAAACAGGGGGCGATTCTCGTCAATACTTCACGTGGCCGTGTGATAGATCAAGACGCGCTGACGGAAGCCCTTCTCTCGGGAAAACTCGGCGGTGCGGGACTGGATGTCTTCCGTGAAGAACCGATACCTCCCGATTCGCCGCTTTTAACACTCGATAACGCGGTCCTTTCCTCACACATGGCCTATTACAGCGAAGAATCCCTCGTCGAATTGAAGCGAAAGGCGGCGGAAAACGTCGCCGCAGTGCTTCGGGGCGGCCGTCCCCTCTATCCGGTAAATGAACCGGATACCGTATTCAGAAAGCGGTAA